The bacterium genome includes the window TTTGCGCCGTTCTCGAAGCGAACCGCCCTGACGCCGCTGTCCTCGCAGTCGAGGATGGTGGCCCCTGGTCCAGCGCCAGCGAGGACGATGTCTCTGCCGGCAAAGCTGAGTCGGGTGTTCGCTGGCCCGAGGTATAAGCCCGCGGCGAGCAAGATGCTGTCTCCGGACTCGGCCGCGTAGATCGCGGCGCTGATCGTAGGGAAGTCGCCGGTGCCCGCGGCGTCGAGGTGGTAGGTGACCGCGGGGAGCGCCCCCGCCGCGGCTGAAACCAGCCAGCATGCAAGGGCAAGCGCGCGCATCTTCCCCTCCCGCGCCGGAGACATCCCAATTCTAGACCGAATTACCCGAGAAATCCAGCGCGGACCGCGCGCGGCGCTTGCCGGCGCGCGGCGGGTCAGGCTGGCGCAGGTGGGGGAGCGGCTGTGGTCCTCTGACGCGCTGTTTCGGGGCGGGGTCGGTGGCGGGTGGCAAGCAGATAGGCTGGTGTGAGTCCTTCTGCGAGCGCCTGTGAAGCGGCGCGAGCGGGAGGGCCTCAGCAGCCCCGCCCTCTACTCGAATTTCACCCGCCGCTCGTCGCCGTCGATGATCTGCAGGTCGCCCACCGGATCGGTGCCGACGATCTCCAGCTTGCCATCGCCGTCGATGTCGAAGATGTCCATCTGGTCGCCGAAGGGCCGCTCGAACTCCCACTTCAGCTGACGGAAGCGCGCGTCGAGCACCTGGCCCGTGTTGAGCACGATCTCCGGCTGGCCGTCGGCGTCGACATCGGCCACGAGCACGCGCCGCGCCTTGCGCTCCTCGGCGCTGCGGAACTCCTCGCTCTCCTTGTCGCCGGACATGATCACGATGCGCGCGTCGGCAAGCAGCACGATCTCCGGCTTGCCGTCGCCGTCCACCTCGGCCACCGTGAAACTCTCGATGGACTGGAAGTAGTTCTCGGGCGTGCGCCAGATGTCCTCGAGCGTGTCGATGTTGATCACGAAGAGGTCGCCGCGCCGCGTGGTGACGATCAGCTCGTTGCGCCGGTCGCCCGTCGCGTCCGCGATGCGCACTTCCTTCACCGGCGCCCAGACCTCGCGCTGCCGCTTCATCTGCAGGCGCCCCGTGGCGCGGTCGCGCTCGAAGAAGTAGAGGAAGCCGCGCTGCGTGCCGTAGACGAAGGAGTCGAGCGTGTCGTCGATCATCTCGGCGGCGTCATGGTGCTCGACGAAGGCCCAGGGATAGGACTGGTTCACCCAGTCCTGGGCGGCGGCCGGGCCGGCGGCGCCGGCGAGCAGCAGGGCGAGAGCGAAGCGGCGCATGGCACTCCTTGCGGCCGGGGACGCCCAAAGATAACACGCCCCGCCGGGCGCCGGAAGCTCCAGGAACCCGCCGGGCGCCGCTTGAATCTCCCGGCCGCGGCCCGCTTTACAGGCCGGCAGGCTTGGCGTACCTTGGGGCCACTTCAATTGTGACAGCGCGACGCGGCCGGCAGGCGGCCGAGAACGGAGGTGGCCCATGGCGGGGCGACTGAGCGATCGCTATTCCCTGACGACCCTGGCGGTGCTGCGCGTCGCGGACCTGCGCGCCCTCGCGCGCGAGCACCAGCTCATCGGTGCCAGCGCGCTGCGCAAGGCCGAGCTGATCACCGCGCTCCACCGCCACCTCGTCCACCTGGACGCCGCCGCCGCCGAGCGTGGCCGCGAGCGCGCGGAGCGCCTGCCCGTGCAGGCGCCGCCGCCGGCCGTCGCCGCCGTGCCCGCCAGCGAGACGACCCCGGCCGCCGCGCCGCCGGCCGACGATCCGGGCGCCATGCGCGATCCTTCCTGGTACGCGCCCCCGCTCGCCGAGCGCTACGGCATCGATCGCCTCACGCTGATGGTGCGCGACCCGCACTGGCTCTTCTGCTACTGGGAGCTGCGCCCCGAGCTCCTCGCCGCCGTGCGCGCCGAGTTCCCCGGCCCGAGCTGGACGGTGCTGCGCATCCTCCACCTCGATGAGGCCGAGGCCGTCTACGACACCTGGACCATCGATATCGGCGGCGACGCGGTGAGCTGGTACGTCAACACAGGCCGGCCCGGCGCGCGCTTCCGCGCCGAGCTCGGCCTCACCGATGCCGACGGCCGCTACCGGCTGCTCGTCGCGAGCAACACGGTGACCGCGCCGATGGACGCGCCCTCCGCGCGCTGGGACGAGGAGTGGGTGGGTGTCAGCCGCGAAGTCTGGGAGCAGATCGAGCGCATGCCCCGGCCCTTCCCGGGCTCGGTGGCCGGCTGGGACCAGTTCCGCCGCGATCTCGCGCGCCTGGGCGCCGAGCGGGTCGGCGCCTCCGAGCGCCTGTCGGCCGCCGCGCCCGGCAGCGCCGCGGGGAAGCGCTCGTGAGCGCCCGGCCCGCCCGCCTGGCCCTGGTGCTGCACCATCACCTGCCCTACATCCGCCACCCCGAGTACGAGGACTTCATGGAGGAGGACTGGCTCCACCAGGCCGTGGCGGAGACCTATCTGCCCCTGCTCGAGGTCTTCGAGCGCCTGCGCGGCGATCGTGTGCCCTATCGCGTCACCGTCTCGCTGACGCCGCCGCTGGTTTCCATGCTCGACGACGCGCTGCTGCGCGAGCGCACCGAGCGCCACCTGACGCGCCTCCTGCGCCTGGCCGAAGCCGAGGTGCTGCGCACCCGCGGCGACGAGGGCCGCGCGCGCCTGGCCCACTACTACCGCGATCACTTCGGCGGCA containing:
- a CDS encoding DUF4912 domain-containing protein, which encodes MAGRLSDRYSLTTLAVLRVADLRALAREHQLIGASALRKAELITALHRHLVHLDAAAAERGRERAERLPVQAPPPAVAAVPASETTPAAAPPADDPGAMRDPSWYAPPLAERYGIDRLTLMVRDPHWLFCYWELRPELLAAVRAEFPGPSWTVLRILHLDEAEAVYDTWTIDIGGDAVSWYVNTGRPGARFRAELGLTDADGRYRLLVASNTVTAPMDAPSARWDEEWVGVSREVWEQIERMPRPFPGSVAGWDQFRRDLARLGAERVGASERLSAAAPGSAAGKRS
- a CDS encoding VCBS repeat-containing protein, with protein sequence MRRFALALLLAGAAGPAAAQDWVNQSYPWAFVEHHDAAEMIDDTLDSFVYGTQRGFLYFFERDRATGRLQMKRQREVWAPVKEVRIADATGDRRNELIVTTRRGDLFVINIDTLEDIWRTPENYFQSIESFTVAEVDGDGKPEIVLLADARIVIMSGDKESEEFRSAEERKARRVLVADVDADGQPEIVLNTGQVLDARFRQLKWEFERPFGDQMDIFDIDGDGKLEIVGTDPVGDLQIIDGDERRVKFE